DNA sequence from the Hoylesella buccalis ATCC 35310 genome:
GCGTTTTCCGCCTATCTGCTGTAATATCGTCTTGGCTATCATATCTTTTGTTTTTAGGGTTTTAAGTATTGGCGGTGCGGACACCGCCATCCCGTTCAAAATTCTCGCATTTCGGAAATGGGGGTCTGCCGTTGTAGCCACTCTTTCACACATTCCATATTGTACTCGCTCGTGATGACTGCCGTATGGCTGTCGGTGGCGGTGAAACGTGTGCTTTCGTAATCATCTATCCACCCCTTGAGGGTGTCCGTTCCCCACGCTCCGGTATCGTCAAAGATACCGTCCAATGCCGTGATAGGTTCGCTGAACTTGACTATCAGCGTTTGATAGGTCGTGTTCATAGTCTGTCCTCCTTTCCCTTCTTTGCGTTCAGCCACTTGTCCCGTGCGGCTCGGCACTCGTCCAACGTGGGTTTGACACAAGAGAACAATTCTCTGTCTATGGGGTGGCGGTAGTCGTACTGCACAAGTGTCCGCCTGCGTCTTCCGATACCCGATTGGAAACGCTCGTATTTCTCCGTACCTGCTTCCGCGCAGGTGCTTACTCCGTTGATGGTCATTCGTGTTGTCATAATGTTGCTTTTTAGATGGTTAAAAATGTACTGACAGAACTCTGTTCTTCATCACCATTTCGGGGTTGCTTGTGTAGCGTTGGTGCA
Encoded proteins:
- a CDS encoding DUF3873 domain-containing protein; its protein translation is MTTRMTINGVSTCAEAGTEKYERFQSGIGRRRRTLVQYDYRHPIDRELFSCVKPTLDECRAARDKWLNAKKGKEDRL
- a CDS encoding DUF6956 domain-containing protein — protein: MNTTYQTLIVKFSEPITALDGIFDDTGAWGTDTLKGWIDDYESTRFTATDSHTAVITSEYNMECVKEWLQRQTPISEMREF